The following are encoded in a window of Fulvia fulva chromosome 7, complete sequence genomic DNA:
- a CDS encoding General amino acid permease → MEAFKNRNPFKRSNTGDVAQVKDYGVSGNVSEKELPAYDQGEIERRGSTASYNISGVHDDTHRKLKPRHIQLIGIGGTIGTALYVQIGRGLMNGGPGSLFIAFTFWCSVVLAVTMCMAEMVTYLPISSPFIRFAGRYVDEAFGFAAGWNFFVFEAILVPFEITACNVIIHYWSNALPTGAVVAIVIVLYGAINLVNVKWYGEVEFWAALGKVLLIIGLIFFTFVVMLGGNPLGDRFGFRYWNNPGSFKPLYYDGNLGYFLGFLQCLIQASFAIAGPDYVSMSAGEAENPRVVMPKAFNAVFYRLTAFFVLGALCVGILVPYNDPEMMAAFTNDEPGAAASPYVVAMNRLRIGVLPHIVNALVLASAFSAGNSYMYCASRSLFGMALEGKAPKLFTKTNKIGVPYNCVIAVLAICLLAFLQVSAGSAKVLGWFVNLITASQLINFAIMCFTFLMWYKALKAQGISRDSLPYKSIGQPYIAYYGLAWTAVMSIVGGYTVFLPGFWEPSTFVFSYFMVGLTPVLFVAWKLIHKTKWKPFAPETIDLKGEVNEIEEYTRNFVQQPYKNVGDKVFNKMFGG, encoded by the exons ATGGAGGCCTTCAAGAATCGAAACCCTTTCAAGCGGTCGAACACTGGTGACGTCGCTCAGGTCAAAGACTACGGCGTTAGTGGGAATGTCAGTGAGAAAGAATTACCTGCCTACGATCAGGGTGAGATTGAGCGACGAGGATCTACAGCCTCATACAACATCTCTGGTGTACACGATGACACGCATCGAAAACTCAAGCCACGACACATTCAGCTCATTGGTATCGGTGGCACTATCGGCACAGCGCTTTATGTGCAGATCGGGCGAGGCCTTATGAATGGAGGACCTGGCAGCTTGTTCATTGCCTTTACTTTTTG GTGCTCCGTCGTTCTAGCGGTAACTATGTGCATGGCCGAAATGGTCACATACTTACCGATCTCTTCGCCATTCATCCGTTTCGCCGGACGCTACGTTGACGAGGCCTTCGGATTCGCTGCTGGCTGGAACTTCTTCGTCTTCGAGGCCATCCTGGTACCTTTCGAGATCACAGCTTGCAACGTCATCATACACTACTGGTCAAACGCCTTGCCTACTGGAGCTGTTGTAGCCATTGTCATCGTTCTTTACGGTGCCATCAACCTGGTCAACGTCAAGTGGTATGGTGAAGTCGAATTCTGGGCAGCGCTCGGCAAAGTGCTTCTCATCATTGGCCTTATCTTCTTCACATTCGTGGTCATGCTTGGCGGTAATCCACTTGGCGATCGATTTGGCTTCCGATACTGGAACAACCCTGGCTCGTTTAAGCCTCTTTACTACGATGGCAACCTGGGCTACTTCCTTGGCTTTCTTCAATGCTTGATCCAGGCATCCTTCGCTATCGCTGGTCCAGACTATGTCAGCATGTCTGCAGGAGAAGCAGAGAACCCACGTGTGGTCATGCCAAAGGCTTTCAACGCTGTGTTCTATCGCCTTACTGCCTTTTTCGTCCTCGGCGCCCTCTGTGTTGGTATCCTGGTTCCATACAACGATCCAGAGATGATGGCTGCATTCACCAATGACGAGCCAGGTGCAGCGGCGTCTCCTTACGTCGTAGCCATGAACCGGTTGAGGATCGGCGTTCTGCCACACATCGTCAACGCGCTGGTCTTGGCATCTGCTTTCTCTGCAGGCAACTCGTACATGTACTGTGCGTCGCGTTCGCTGTTCGGTATGGCACTGGAGGGGAAAGCACCAAAGCTCTTCACCAAGACGAACAAGATTGGCGTACCATACAACTGTGTCATCGCTGTATTGGCGATCTGCCTGCTCGCTTTCCTGCAGGTCAGCGCTGGATCGGCCAAGGTACTGGGCTGGTTCGTGAACTTGATCACAGCGTCGCAGCTGATCAACTTCGCGATCATGTGCTTCACGTTCCTGATGTGGTACAAGGCACTGAAGGCGCAAGGCATCTCTCGGGACTCCTTGCCGTACAAATCTATCGGACAGCCATACATTGCATACTACGGTCTTG CATGGACTGCCGTTATGTCTATCGTCGGTGGCTACACCGTCTTCCTGCCTGGTTTCTGGGAGCCATCGACGTTTGTATTCAGCTACTTCATGGTCGGACTAACGCCTGTGCTCTTCGTTGCGTGGAAGCTAATTCACAAGACCAAGTGGAAGCCTTTCGCTCCTGAGACGATTGACCTCAAGGGCGAGGTCAACGAAATTGAAGAGTACACCCGCAACTTTGTGCAGCAACCATACAAGAATGTTGGCGACAAAGTTTTCAACAAGATGTTCGGTGGCTAG